The Faecalibacter sp. LW9 genome has a segment encoding these proteins:
- a CDS encoding PLP-dependent aspartate aminotransferase family protein, translating to MSKATQILHSIPVDQLTGSISVPVYQTSTFVQEVPGLNKGFDYARSNNPTRMALEDIIAQLEGGHSAYAFATGLAAIDAIVKLLKAGDEIVAVDDIYGGAYRLFTQVYEKLGIKIHFVDTSDATNIIDFITERTKLVWLESPTNPTLKISDIETIANIAHVNGALVVVDNTFASPVAQNPIALGADFVVHSGTKYIAGHSDLVAGIVVAKTKELGEKIKFIQNATGGILGPWDCFLTIRGIETLELRYERISSNALELAQFLKSIPQIDQVYYPGLIDHKNHNIAKKQQNNLFGGIISFTLKVDTVEAAVKVVTSTHYFKLAESLGGAKSLLCHPAQMTHASVPREKRLRSGVQDSLIRLSVGIENVEDLKQDIEQAIAQLKFVNV from the coding sequence ATGAGTAAAGCAACACAAATTTTACATTCAATTCCTGTTGATCAATTGACAGGATCCATTTCAGTACCAGTGTATCAAACATCTACTTTTGTACAAGAAGTTCCAGGTTTGAATAAAGGATTCGATTATGCACGTTCTAATAATCCAACTCGCATGGCTTTAGAAGATATTATAGCTCAATTGGAAGGTGGTCATTCGGCTTATGCCTTTGCAACAGGTTTAGCAGCAATAGACGCAATTGTAAAATTATTAAAAGCAGGTGATGAGATTGTTGCAGTGGATGATATTTATGGAGGTGCCTATCGATTATTTACACAGGTATATGAAAAGTTAGGAATTAAAATCCATTTCGTAGATACATCAGATGCTACGAATATTATTGATTTCATTACAGAACGTACAAAATTAGTTTGGTTAGAATCACCTACGAATCCAACGTTAAAAATTTCGGATATAGAAACTATTGCTAACATTGCTCATGTAAATGGAGCTCTCGTGGTAGTTGATAATACATTTGCAAGTCCAGTAGCACAAAATCCAATTGCGTTAGGTGCAGATTTTGTAGTGCATTCAGGTACAAAATATATCGCGGGTCATTCGGATTTAGTTGCAGGTATTGTGGTCGCAAAAACTAAAGAGCTGGGTGAAAAAATCAAATTTATACAAAATGCCACTGGAGGAATTTTAGGCCCTTGGGATTGCTTTTTAACGATACGAGGGATTGAAACTTTAGAATTAAGGTATGAAAGAATTTCATCAAATGCATTAGAGTTGGCTCAATTCTTGAAAAGTATACCACAAATCGATCAAGTTTATTATCCAGGATTGATTGATCATAAAAATCATAACATTGCCAAAAAACAACAAAATAACCTTTTCGGAGGGATTATATCATTTACCTTAAAAGTAGATACTGTAGAAGCAGCTGTAAAAGTTGTTACAAGTACACATTATTTTAAGTTAGCAGAAAGTTTAGGGGGTGCGAAGAGTTTATTGTGTCATCCCGCCCAAATGACGCATGCCTCTGTGCCGAGAGAAAAACGCTTAAGATCGGGCGTGCAAGATTCATTGATTCGTTTATCCGTAGGAATTGAAAACGTAGAGGATCTAAAGCAGGACATCGAACAAGCTATTGCCCAATTGAAATTCGTTAATGTTTAA
- a CDS encoding homoserine dehydrogenase, whose protein sequence is MQKLNIGLFGFGIVGEGIYKVLEEKPQLNANIKKIVIKDAQKKRNAPSELFFTDPNSILEDPEINVVVELISDADVAYHIIKKAFQNGKHVVSANKKVIAEHHVELLELQEKNKVSFLYEASVCGSVPIIRNLEEYFDNDLLNYVSGIVNGTTNYILTKMAQENSSYQEALKSAQVNGFAEADPTADVEGFDAAHKLSIVTLHAFGTTIDSLQVIRKGITALQEKDFVYAKEKGFAIKLIANTKIIKETNELQATVLPTFVRLDQTIALVNNEYNGVLIGSSLSDEQFLYGKGAGRYPTSSALLSDISALQYDYKYEVRKKLDQPLIYNQNGYRKIYIGSKFSLEFITNKLEHIEERFDGAGYHYIIGKISFDELKKEDFIHHPQLSIIVFE, encoded by the coding sequence ATGCAGAAATTAAACATCGGATTATTTGGATTTGGAATCGTTGGTGAAGGTATTTATAAGGTTTTAGAAGAAAAACCTCAATTAAACGCAAACATCAAAAAGATTGTCATCAAGGATGCACAAAAAAAACGAAATGCGCCTTCTGAACTATTTTTTACGGACCCTAATTCAATATTAGAGGATCCTGAAATCAATGTGGTTGTCGAGCTAATCTCTGATGCAGACGTAGCTTATCACATTATAAAAAAAGCATTTCAAAATGGAAAACATGTTGTGAGTGCCAACAAAAAAGTAATTGCCGAACATCATGTAGAATTGCTAGAATTACAAGAAAAAAATAAGGTTTCATTCTTGTATGAAGCTTCAGTTTGTGGTTCAGTGCCGATTATTCGAAACTTAGAAGAGTATTTTGATAATGATTTATTGAACTATGTTTCTGGAATTGTTAACGGTACGACGAATTATATTTTAACTAAAATGGCGCAAGAAAATTCATCCTATCAAGAAGCGTTGAAATCTGCTCAGGTGAATGGATTTGCTGAAGCTGATCCCACTGCTGATGTAGAAGGATTTGATGCAGCTCATAAATTGTCGATTGTTACATTGCATGCTTTTGGAACAACCATTGACTCGTTACAAGTGATTCGTAAAGGTATAACAGCATTACAAGAAAAAGATTTTGTATATGCAAAAGAAAAAGGGTTTGCGATTAAATTAATTGCCAATACAAAAATCATAAAAGAGACCAACGAATTACAAGCAACAGTTTTACCCACGTTTGTTCGATTGGATCAGACCATAGCTTTAGTGAATAATGAATACAATGGTGTTTTAATTGGAAGTTCGCTATCTGATGAACAATTTTTATATGGTAAAGGGGCAGGACGTTATCCAACTTCTTCGGCCTTATTAAGTGATATATCTGCTCTACAGTATGATTATAAATATGAAGTGCGTAAAAAATTGGATCAACCTTTGATATATAATCAAAACGGTTATCGAAAAATATATATTGGTTCTAAATTCTCATTAGAATTTATAACCAATAAATTAGAACATATTGAAGAACGTTTTGATGGTGCAGGATATCATTACATCATTGGGAAGATATCTTTTGATGAATTAAAGAAAGAGGATTTCATCCATCATCCGCAATTATCCATCATTGTTTTTGAGTAA
- a CDS encoding thioredoxin family protein, with protein MKILNTLLFCLLPIVGFTQVNWSEFNAKFKEKPKAIMIYFYTDWCGVCKIQEKQIERDVEIQQFLQEEVYFLKINGESKDEITFLDQKFVPSYSDKSHPFVTEFIPPKDVAYPLWIILDENLQILGKFSGLIKKKNFEQLIQQIKKE; from the coding sequence ATGAAAATTTTAAATACACTTCTTTTTTGTCTTCTACCAATCGTTGGATTTACTCAAGTAAATTGGAGCGAATTCAATGCAAAGTTTAAAGAAAAGCCAAAAGCCATAATGATTTATTTTTATACGGATTGGTGTGGCGTTTGTAAAATTCAAGAAAAACAAATTGAAAGAGATGTTGAAATCCAACAATTCTTACAAGAGGAGGTGTATTTTTTAAAAATAAATGGTGAATCAAAAGACGAAATTACTTTTTTAGATCAAAAATTTGTTCCAAGTTATTCGGATAAATCACATCCATTTGTAACAGAATTTATTCCTCCTAAAGATGTTGCTTATCCTCTTTGGATTATTTTGGATGAAAATCTTCAGATATTAGGCAAATTCTCAGGCTTAATTAAAAAGAAAAATTTCGAACAGTTAATTCAACAAATTAAAAAAGAGTAA
- a CDS encoding TonB-dependent receptor plug domain-containing protein — protein MKKQITTLILLASTIINAQETPNDSIKNNIEPDQSLNEVVLTGTMKPVSRTESPVPVEVYTAKYFKTNPNPSLFESIGMINGIQPQINCNVCATGDIHINGMEGPYTMILIDGMPIVSALSTVYGLNGIPNSLVERIEVVKGPASSLYGTEAMGGLINIITKDAAKANKFHADIYTTTWLENNVDLAYKFNIGENVNSLLGVNYFKYANKQDKNNDNFTDVTLQDRVSIFNKWNFKRENNRVANIAARYVYEDRWGGEMQYNKKIHRGGDKVYGESIYTNRAEVIGMYQLPTTENIYTQFSYNYHEQDSYYGADSYHAKQHVAFWQMYWDKVIGKHSLLTGATFRYTLYDDNTPGTLNYDGTKNMPMETPLPGIFVQDEITFNPKHKLLLGYRFDYEKNHKGIHSPRVAYKFTPNKTHTFRASFGTGFRVVNLFTEDHAALTGSREVIIKNDLNPEKSYNGNLNYVYNKTFGFGNFNLDATAFYSYFTNKIIGDFETNQNQIIYDNLDGHAVSQGVSVNADIVFQIPLRVNLGVSYIDVYRKERNEEKILEKTQQLHSPKWSGNYSVSYTFPKRWMVNLTGNWYGKMRLPILENDYRPEYSDTYMLTNIQVTKSWNQFEIYGGVKNLFNFVPKDPLMRPFDPFDNNADDPVSNPNGYTFDTAYNYAPLQGIRGFIGLRYTIR, from the coding sequence ATGAAGAAACAGATTACCACACTTATATTACTTGCGAGTACAATAATTAATGCCCAAGAAACTCCTAATGATTCGATAAAAAACAATATTGAACCTGATCAATCTTTAAACGAGGTAGTCTTAACTGGTACAATGAAACCAGTTTCACGAACTGAATCGCCAGTTCCGGTTGAAGTTTATACAGCCAAATATTTTAAAACAAATCCAAATCCGTCATTATTTGAATCGATTGGAATGATTAATGGTATTCAGCCCCAAATTAATTGTAACGTTTGTGCAACTGGAGATATCCATATTAACGGAATGGAAGGTCCGTATACGATGATTTTAATTGACGGAATGCCAATTGTATCTGCCCTATCAACAGTATATGGTTTAAATGGTATTCCAAATAGTTTGGTCGAGCGTATCGAGGTGGTAAAAGGTCCTGCATCATCACTATACGGAACTGAAGCTATGGGTGGCTTAATTAATATTATTACTAAAGATGCCGCCAAAGCGAATAAATTTCATGCTGATATATACACAACTACTTGGTTAGAAAATAATGTCGATTTAGCTTATAAATTCAACATCGGCGAAAATGTAAATAGTTTATTAGGTGTGAATTACTTTAAATACGCTAACAAACAAGATAAAAATAACGACAATTTTACAGATGTCACGTTACAAGATCGTGTATCAATTTTTAACAAATGGAATTTTAAACGAGAAAACAATCGTGTTGCAAATATTGCAGCGCGTTATGTGTATGAAGATCGTTGGGGTGGTGAAATGCAGTATAATAAAAAAATACACCGTGGTGGAGATAAAGTCTATGGCGAAAGTATTTATACCAACCGTGCTGAGGTAATCGGTATGTATCAATTACCTACCACTGAAAACATTTACACACAATTTTCTTACAACTACCATGAGCAAGACTCTTATTATGGAGCTGACTCTTACCATGCAAAGCAACACGTAGCATTTTGGCAAATGTATTGGGATAAGGTTATTGGAAAACACAGTCTTTTAACTGGTGCTACTTTTAGATATACGTTATACGATGATAATACGCCTGGAACATTAAATTACGATGGTACGAAAAATATGCCGATGGAAACTCCATTACCAGGAATTTTTGTTCAGGATGAAATTACCTTTAATCCAAAGCATAAATTATTATTGGGTTATCGTTTCGATTACGAAAAAAACCACAAAGGCATACATTCTCCACGAGTGGCTTATAAATTTACTCCCAATAAAACGCATACATTTAGAGCAAGTTTTGGTACAGGATTCCGCGTTGTTAATTTATTTACAGAAGATCATGCAGCTTTAACTGGCTCTCGTGAAGTTATTATTAAAAATGATTTAAATCCTGAAAAATCATATAACGGAAATTTAAACTACGTTTACAATAAAACCTTCGGATTTGGGAATTTTAACTTAGATGCTACAGCTTTCTATTCTTACTTTACGAATAAAATTATTGGAGATTTTGAAACAAATCAAAATCAAATTATTTATGATAATTTAGATGGACATGCAGTATCACAAGGTGTATCGGTAAATGCAGATATTGTTTTTCAAATTCCGTTACGTGTTAATCTAGGAGTTTCTTACATTGATGTTTATAGAAAAGAGCGTAATGAAGAAAAAATTTTAGAAAAAACTCAACAATTACATTCGCCAAAATGGTCAGGGAATTATAGCGTATCTTATACCTTTCCTAAACGTTGGATGGTTAATTTAACAGGAAATTGGTATGGTAAAATGCGCTTGCCTATTTTAGAAAATGATTATCGCCCAGAATATTCTGATACCTATATGCTAACAAATATTCAGGTGACTAAATCTTGGAATCAATTTGAAATTTATGGTGGAGTTAAAAACTTATTCAATTTTGTACCAAAGGATCCATTAATGCGACCATTTGACCCATTTGATAATAACGCTGATGATCCAGTTTCTAATCCAAATGGTTACACTTTTGACACCGCTTATAACTATGCTCCATTACAAGGAATTAGAGGATTTATTGGTTTAAGATATACGATTAGATAA
- a CDS encoding metal-dependent transcriptional regulator, producing the protein MNSLVEENYLKALFHLSKNGVGDVNVKELSQHLEIKMPTVNSMMKKLAEKGLVHYESYKPLRLTEIGVLKAALIVRKHRLTEMFLVDKMGFGWEHVHEIAEQIEHINSELFFDKMDELLNYPKIDPHGSPIPDREGRFETINYKKLSEFMAGDEVEFSAVTFSSEEFLIYLNSKDLRLGDRLKIKSIENFDGTMEVIFLKNQKHEFLSQMVTNKLLVK; encoded by the coding sequence ATGAATTCATTGGTTGAAGAAAACTATCTTAAAGCTTTATTTCATCTTTCTAAAAATGGAGTTGGAGATGTGAACGTAAAAGAATTAAGTCAACATTTAGAAATTAAAATGCCCACAGTTAATAGTATGATGAAGAAATTAGCTGAAAAGGGATTGGTTCATTATGAATCGTATAAACCCCTTCGATTAACTGAAATCGGGGTGCTTAAAGCGGCGCTTATTGTGCGTAAGCATCGTTTAACCGAGATGTTTTTGGTCGATAAAATGGGATTTGGTTGGGAACATGTTCATGAAATAGCAGAACAAATTGAACATATTAACAGTGAATTGTTTTTTGATAAAATGGATGAATTATTAAATTATCCTAAAATTGATCCGCATGGTTCTCCAATTCCGGATCGTGAAGGGCGATTTGAAACCATAAATTACAAAAAACTTTCAGAATTTATGGCGGGGGATGAAGTTGAATTTTCTGCAGTTACATTTTCTTCAGAGGAATTTTTAATTTACCTGAATTCAAAAGATTTACGATTAGGTGATCGATTAAAAATCAAGTCAATTGAAAATTTTGATGGAACCATGGAAGTTATTTTCTTAAAAAATCAAAAGCATGAATTTTTAAGTCAAATGGTCACAAATAAATTATTAGTGAAATAA
- a CDS encoding DUF1573 domain-containing protein has translation MKKIMLLGAFAMGMSTLLAQELKLGSENLELGDVKLGTTVNSVMKVTNTGKEPLIIKSVVGSCGCTVPEFPKTPIAPGSSADIKVNYSVGSVAGNFNKTVTITSNDVNASRKIFRVKGTAK, from the coding sequence ATGAAAAAAATAATGTTATTAGGTGCTTTTGCAATGGGTATGTCTACTTTATTGGCACAAGAACTTAAATTAGGATCAGAAAATTTAGAATTAGGAGATGTTAAATTAGGAACAACTGTGAATTCAGTGATGAAAGTAACCAACACAGGGAAAGAGCCATTAATCATTAAAAGTGTAGTGGGTTCATGTGGATGTACTGTTCCAGAATTTCCTAAAACACCTATTGCTCCAGGATCATCTGCTGACATTAAAGTGAATTATTCAGTAGGTTCTGTCGCAGGAAACTTTAATAAAACAGTTACAATTACATCGAATGATGTGAATGCATCTCGTAAAATCTTTAGAGTTAAAGGTACAGCAAAATAA
- a CDS encoding LIC_10190 family membrane protein gives MLYLIISSIIYFIISYGFGKLMDPLMNKNHLLSIRLINGLFLMGILSLIFAIFIPLNIYYEVILLTIGIALFILQKGWKISWERGKSFLIIFATICLVGSMNAFMFDTYSYYLPTIKWLDQYGLVKGIANFDFNLGQHSLWHIIQASFNESIDGYYKINVFLLIIYILYVIEIKRFQLLLLLPLFFLFTASPSPDLAVYVLSILMISQMLISHKDSLHQNLIYSAILILIKPIAFVLPVFIFIISIKQWKNHKKAYAIILVLALLFFLKNIYLTANLIFPLKIGNIRSLTHSIPESIYDISAIDGRLVTLKHVRDINMEWFKTLSLREYYMYLFENMHYSIFLFLAFSCLMIIYFIHQFMTHGSMKLLSLLWVLKVILFALITVQYRFLLDGIVILGVLFLWNFKIQLKVIQSFIVIAALILIFYPNLVQKKVSYARLMQPYTLKQLLKPQKMDVKYQKVTLFHAPYRVILNYDVSCDVDPLNINKLLIDRYVYQGYHAENINHNEIKSGFKSVKNSNRDIFDLTKYYYMIYYSRKIE, from the coding sequence ATGCTCTATCTAATTATATCATCCATTATTTATTTCATCATTTCATACGGATTTGGAAAATTAATGGATCCTTTGATGAATAAAAACCATTTATTGAGTATTCGATTAATCAATGGACTATTCTTAATGGGTATTCTATCCTTGATTTTTGCAATATTCATACCATTAAATATTTATTACGAGGTTATTTTGTTGACCATTGGAATTGCATTATTTATTCTTCAGAAAGGATGGAAAATATCATGGGAGAGGGGTAAATCATTCTTGATTATATTCGCTACTATTTGTTTAGTCGGAAGTATGAATGCATTTATGTTTGATACCTATTCGTATTATTTACCGACAATCAAATGGTTAGATCAATATGGTTTAGTAAAAGGAATAGCTAATTTTGATTTTAATTTAGGGCAACATTCTTTATGGCATATTATTCAAGCCTCTTTTAATGAGAGTATCGATGGATATTACAAAATCAATGTATTTTTATTGATTATTTATATTCTGTATGTTATTGAAATAAAACGTTTTCAGCTTTTACTACTTCTACCACTATTTTTTTTATTTACAGCATCTCCTTCACCAGATTTAGCGGTGTATGTGCTTTCAATACTTATGATTTCTCAAATGTTGATTTCTCATAAGGACAGTCTCCATCAAAATTTAATCTATAGTGCAATTCTTATTTTAATAAAACCAATTGCCTTTGTATTACCGGTATTCATCTTCATTATTTCAATAAAACAATGGAAAAATCATAAGAAAGCGTATGCAATTATTTTGGTTTTAGCGTTATTATTTTTTTTAAAAAACATTTACTTAACGGCTAATCTTATATTTCCTTTAAAAATAGGGAATATAAGATCGTTAACGCATTCGATCCCTGAATCCATTTATGATATATCAGCCATTGATGGAAGGTTAGTCACTCTTAAACATGTAAGGGATATCAATATGGAATGGTTTAAAACATTGTCTTTAAGGGAATATTACATGTATTTATTTGAAAATATGCATTATAGTATATTTTTATTTCTTGCATTTTCTTGCCTAATGATCATATATTTTATCCATCAATTTATGACACATGGATCTATGAAATTATTATCTTTATTATGGGTTCTAAAAGTAATTTTATTTGCATTAATTACTGTACAATATCGGTTTTTGTTAGATGGAATAGTGATTTTGGGAGTTCTTTTTCTATGGAATTTTAAAATTCAATTGAAAGTGATTCAATCCTTCATTGTAATTGCAGCATTAATATTGATCTTTTATCCCAATTTAGTTCAAAAAAAAGTTAGTTATGCACGTTTGATGCAACCCTATACGTTGAAACAACTTTTGAAACCACAGAAAATGGATGTCAAATACCAAAAAGTAACATTATTTCATGCGCCTTATCGAGTGATACTGAATTATGATGTATCATGTGATGTTGATCCCTTAAATATTAATAAGTTACTGATTGATCGATATGTATATCAAGGGTATCATGCAGAAAATATTAATCACAATGAAATCAAATCAGGATTTAAATCAGTAAAGAATTCAAACAGAGATATATTTGATTTAACGAAGTATTATTATATGATTTATTATTCGAGAAAAATTGAATAA
- a CDS encoding valine--tRNA ligase has product MEIASKYTPTEVEGKWYQYWMEKKYFKSTPDERKAYTIVIPPPNVTGVLHMGHMLNNTIQDVLIRRARMRGFNACWVPGTDHASIATEAKVVAKLKEEGVSKFDIGREKFLEHAWDWTHKHGGIILDQLKKLGASCDWDRTKFTMDPDLSESVQRVFIDLYNKGLIYRGYRMVNWDPEAKTNISDEEVVYKEKNGKLYYLKYQVVGSDKYIVVATTRPETIFGDTAVCINPNDERYEWLKGQKVIVPLVGREVNIIEDEYVDLEFGTGCLKVTPAHDTNDYELGKKHNLEFIDIFTDDAKLNDYGMHYAGMDRFKARKEVEKELEEKGLLEKVEDYKNNVGTSERTGAVIEPKISNQWFLKMTDLAKPALDNVMNDTIKFHPAKFKNTYRNWMENVTDWNISRQLWWGHQIPAFFYGDGNEDFVVALTKEEALPLAQEKTGNAALTIEDLRQDEDALDTWFSSWLWPISVFDGINNPENEEINYYYPTQDLVTGPDIIFFWVARMIVAGYEYRNELPFENVYFTGIVRDKQGRKMSKSLGNSPDPIELMNEYGADATRMGMLLTAPAGNDLPFDVELCLQGRNFANKIWNAFRLIKGWEVNDELKQTSAQAKAVNWFENKFQQTLADIEHNYDQYRLSDSLMAIYKLIWDDFCSWYLEAIKPTFGEPIDRKTYEATIVYLENVLKVLHPFMPFLTEEIWHLIADRTEDEALIISKYPEVTSFDETVIKAFENTKEATTAIRGLRSEKGMSPKEALEVFADENAANEIFVDVFSKLGNVSNFNTGDKPEKGFGFRVGTLEFMIPMSDNIDVEAEREKLQKELEYNQGFLNSVRKKLSNERFVAGAPEQVINAERKKEADALAKIAQIEEQLAAL; this is encoded by the coding sequence ATGGAAATCGCATCGAAATATACGCCGACAGAGGTTGAAGGAAAATGGTACCAGTACTGGATGGAGAAAAAATACTTTAAATCTACGCCAGACGAAAGAAAAGCTTACACAATTGTAATTCCACCACCTAACGTCACAGGTGTCTTACATATGGGACACATGTTAAATAATACGATTCAAGACGTATTAATTCGTCGTGCACGTATGCGTGGATTCAACGCGTGTTGGGTTCCTGGAACAGACCACGCTTCAATTGCAACTGAGGCAAAAGTCGTTGCGAAATTAAAAGAAGAAGGTGTTTCTAAATTTGATATTGGACGTGAAAAATTCTTAGAGCACGCTTGGGATTGGACACACAAACACGGTGGAATCATCTTAGATCAATTAAAAAAATTAGGAGCTTCTTGTGATTGGGATCGTACTAAATTCACGATGGATCCAGATTTATCTGAGTCTGTACAACGTGTGTTTATCGATTTATACAACAAAGGATTAATTTACCGTGGTTACCGTATGGTGAACTGGGATCCAGAAGCAAAAACAAATATCTCTGACGAAGAGGTGGTTTACAAAGAGAAAAACGGAAAATTATACTACTTAAAATACCAAGTCGTAGGTTCTGATAAATATATCGTTGTAGCGACAACTCGTCCAGAAACTATTTTTGGGGATACTGCTGTTTGTATCAATCCAAACGATGAGCGTTACGAATGGTTAAAAGGACAAAAAGTAATTGTTCCTTTAGTTGGTCGTGAGGTAAACATCATCGAAGATGAGTATGTGGATTTAGAATTCGGAACAGGATGTTTAAAAGTAACGCCAGCTCATGATACGAATGATTACGAATTAGGAAAGAAACACAACTTAGAGTTCATCGATATCTTTACGGATGATGCAAAATTAAACGATTATGGAATGCATTATGCCGGAATGGATCGTTTCAAAGCACGTAAAGAGGTTGAGAAAGAATTAGAAGAAAAAGGTTTACTTGAAAAAGTAGAAGATTATAAAAATAATGTAGGAACATCTGAAAGAACAGGAGCGGTTATTGAGCCTAAAATCTCGAACCAATGGTTCTTAAAAATGACAGATTTAGCTAAACCTGCATTAGACAACGTAATGAACGATACGATTAAATTTCACCCAGCGAAATTTAAAAACACGTACCGTAACTGGATGGAAAATGTAACAGATTGGAACATTTCTCGTCAATTATGGTGGGGACACCAAATTCCTGCATTCTTCTACGGTGATGGAAACGAAGATTTCGTTGTTGCATTAACAAAAGAAGAAGCGTTACCATTAGCACAAGAAAAAACAGGAAATGCTGCGTTAACAATCGAAGATTTACGTCAAGACGAAGATGCTTTAGATACGTGGTTCTCTTCTTGGTTATGGCCAATTTCAGTTTTCGATGGAATCAATAATCCAGAAAACGAAGAAATCAACTATTACTACCCAACGCAAGATTTAGTAACAGGTCCAGATATTATTTTCTTCTGGGTGGCACGTATGATTGTTGCTGGATACGAGTACCGTAACGAATTACCTTTCGAAAATGTATATTTCACAGGTATCGTTCGTGACAAACAAGGACGTAAAATGTCGAAGTCTTTAGGAAACTCTCCAGATCCAATCGAATTAATGAACGAGTACGGAGCGGATGCAACACGTATGGGAATGTTATTAACTGCTCCTGCAGGAAACGATTTACCATTTGATGTGGAGCTATGTTTACAAGGACGTAACTTCGCCAACAAAATTTGGAATGCTTTCCGTTTAATCAAAGGTTGGGAAGTAAACGACGAATTAAAGCAAACTTCTGCGCAAGCAAAAGCTGTAAATTGGTTCGAAAATAAATTCCAACAAACGTTGGCGGATATCGAGCACAATTACGATCAATATCGTTTATCAGATTCGTTAATGGCGATCTATAAATTAATTTGGGACGATTTCTGTTCTTGGTACTTAGAAGCGATTAAACCTACATTTGGTGAGCCTATCGATCGTAAAACATACGAGGCTACAATCGTTTACTTAGAAAATGTATTAAAAGTGTTACATCCATTTATGCCTTTCTTAACAGAGGAAATTTGGCACTTAATTGCAGATCGTACAGAAGATGAAGCTTTAATTATTTCGAAATATCCAGAAGTTACTTCATTCGACGAAACTGTAATTAAGGCATTCGAAAATACAAAAGAAGCGACTACTGCTATTCGTGGTTTACGTTCAGAAAAAGGAATGTCTCCAAAAGAAGCGTTAGAAGTTTTTGCAGACGAAAATGCAGCGAACGAAATTTTCGTGGATGTATTCTCAAAATTAGGAAACGTTTCGAACTTCAATACAGGAGATAAACCAGAAAAAGGTTTCGGATTCCGTGTTGGAACTTTAGAATTTATGATTCCAATGTCTGATAACATCGATGTTGAAGCTGAACGCGAAAAATTACAAAAAGAGTTAGAATACAATCAAGGGTTCTTAAATTCAGTTCGTAAAAAATTATCTAACGAAAGATTCGTTGCTGGTGCGCCAGAGCAGGTAATTAATGCAGAACGCAAAAAAGAAGCAGATGCTTTAGCTAAAATTGCACAAATCGAAGAGCAATTAGCAGCATTATAA